A genomic window from Desulfonatronovibrio magnus includes:
- a CDS encoding serine hydrolase domain-containing protein, translating to MLRQRCIAFLALCLTFFVLLPGTGLKAADKEASSEYANAVTAARETIWKAITSGMGSGATVAIMDHGEIVYSEGIGVADRATNRPVDANTRFNIGSTSKMFAAVAILMLVDEGRIVLDEPVKTYLPEFTMQDERYRDITVRMLFNHSSGLPGSSFYFGYEPDHGMHQVMLQILGLSHLKHDPGVMSIYCNDGFTLAEMIVERVSGLGYLEFLTQRIFIPLSMVNTGASIGESGGVNVAEYFATETGVKYPREVFPVYGAGGLSSTAEDLCRFGDSLTPQGPGRILSDSSLEMLLSSQPTAFSDKLRGRQMMNAFGWDYSELPGYLEKGFQVLAKTGGTGFYSTNLQVIPQERLVVALSISGRASVEALTRPVLDGLMLDKGLMEKISEETPTKPVLPEPIPDYILDYEGYYTGGDLVQISFDRDDELLLIIPQPDGMSYPGLAGPTMPFTYNNGSFFNFDANLEVYFTTVEDNDYIVISGEYPYEFDRLMYQKLKPAEQPRQLKEDLHNKVWLVRNAPAYINDVYVFPARSLMHPELPGYLDFNGIKQVDGDFSARMAATAFRDQSGFLFTEYQESLWSLHQNFLFSLADDFKGIQISSIPFGNLAASVRIGRDGFNEWLRIEDDLVLRFQKPDEGRVIVTSLTDMLYDSVVDTGSVYVPNGSYVFFAGSPDDRFRVYVE from the coding sequence ATGCTTAGACAAAGATGTATTGCCTTTTTAGCCTTATGTTTGACTTTTTTTGTCCTTCTCCCCGGAACCGGTCTCAAAGCCGCTGACAAGGAGGCTTCATCAGAGTATGCCAACGCTGTGACAGCGGCCAGGGAGACCATCTGGAAGGCCATTACCTCAGGCATGGGCAGCGGCGCCACTGTTGCCATCATGGACCATGGTGAAATTGTCTATTCCGAGGGTATAGGCGTGGCGGACCGGGCCACCAACCGGCCAGTGGATGCCAATACACGGTTCAACATCGGCTCTACCAGCAAGATGTTTGCAGCGGTGGCCATCCTGATGCTGGTGGACGAAGGCAGAATAGTCCTGGACGAACCAGTCAAGACCTATCTTCCTGAATTTACCATGCAGGATGAGCGTTACAGGGACATCACCGTGAGGATGCTCTTCAACCACTCCTCCGGCCTGCCTGGTTCTTCGTTTTACTTTGGATACGAGCCGGACCATGGCATGCATCAAGTCATGCTGCAAATTCTTGGGCTCAGCCACCTTAAGCATGACCCGGGTGTCATGTCCATTTACTGCAACGATGGCTTCACCCTGGCTGAGATGATTGTTGAGCGTGTTTCCGGCCTGGGCTATCTTGAGTTTTTGACGCAAAGAATCTTCATACCTCTGAGTATGGTGAACACCGGGGCCAGTATCGGAGAAAGCGGCGGGGTCAATGTGGCTGAGTACTTTGCGACGGAAACAGGGGTAAAGTATCCACGGGAGGTCTTCCCTGTTTATGGTGCCGGAGGTTTATCATCTACCGCAGAAGATCTTTGCCGTTTCGGAGACAGTCTTACTCCGCAAGGACCGGGCCGGATCCTCTCGGACAGCTCCCTTGAGATGCTCTTGTCCTCACAGCCGACTGCCTTTTCCGACAAGCTCAGGGGGAGGCAGATGATGAATGCATTCGGCTGGGACTATTCAGAGCTTCCGGGGTATCTGGAGAAGGGCTTCCAGGTACTGGCCAAAACCGGTGGTACTGGATTCTATTCAACCAATCTGCAGGTTATACCCCAGGAAAGGCTTGTGGTTGCTCTGAGCATATCAGGCAGAGCATCCGTCGAAGCTCTGACCCGCCCCGTCCTGGACGGGCTGATGCTGGACAAGGGACTGATGGAAAAAATTTCTGAAGAAACCCCGACAAAGCCGGTACTTCCAGAACCAATTCCAGACTATATTCTGGATTATGAGGGATACTACACTGGAGGCGACCTGGTGCAGATAAGCTTTGACAGAGATGATGAGCTCCTGCTCATTATTCCGCAGCCAGACGGGATGTCATACCCTGGGCTTGCCGGGCCAACAATGCCCTTCACCTACAACAACGGGTCTTTTTTTAATTTTGACGCCAACTTGGAGGTGTATTTCACAACTGTTGAGGACAACGATTATATAGTCATAAGCGGAGAATATCCGTACGAGTTTGATCGTCTCATGTACCAGAAACTTAAGCCCGCAGAACAGCCCCGGCAACTCAAGGAAGACCTTCACAATAAGGTATGGCTGGTCAGAAATGCGCCTGCGTACATTAATGACGTTTACGTATTTCCTGCACGATCACTGATGCATCCAGAGCTTCCCGGCTATCTTGATTTTAACGGGATAAAACAAGTTGACGGGGACTTTTCCGCCCGCATGGCGGCAACAGCGTTTCGCGATCAATCAGGTTTTCTTTTTACCGAATATCAGGAAAGCTTATGGTCTCTGCATCAAAACTTCCTGTTTTCTCTTGCAGATGATTTTAAAGGTATACAGATAAGCTCTATTCCCTTTGGAAATCTGGCTGCCAGCGTCAGGATCGGCAGAGACGGTTTCAATGAATGGCTGAGGATTGAGGATGACCTGGTTCTCAGATTTCAAAAGCCTGATGAAGGTCGGGTTATTGTGACAAGCCTTACAGACATGCTTTATGACAGCGTGGTGGACACCGGATCTGTCTATGTTCCTAATGGAAGTTATGTTTTCTTTGCAGGTTCTCCTGATGATCGTTTCCGGGTTTACGTTGAGTGA
- a CDS encoding radical SAM protein, which yields MTAVPLYINSLKDGRIADKITQAEQISLSCTLCPRKCEVNRLDGETGFCSTERYAQVASYNLHFGEESPLVGRGGSGTVFFAHCNLGCTFCQNFDISCNTSGFKEYSHSDLAEIFLDLQSSGAENINLVTPSHVILPILKSILIASSKGLKIPLVYNTSSYDELSSLRLLDGIVDIYLADIKFFHSRHADKYAHAPDYPEKAKQAVLEMHRQMGSLIIDDKGRAYKGLMIRHLVMPDDLAGSEMWLDFIAQNLPADTYINIMGQYHPAGNAAEFPELMKNVPGSVVEELKQKARFLGLTRLDKRKSIFF from the coding sequence ATGACAGCAGTACCATTATATATCAACTCTCTTAAAGACGGCCGTATTGCTGACAAAATCACACAGGCTGAACAAATTTCCTTGTCCTGTACCCTTTGCCCCAGGAAATGTGAGGTTAACCGGCTGGATGGTGAAACAGGCTTTTGCAGCACTGAAAGATATGCACAGGTAGCTTCGTACAACCTGCACTTTGGAGAAGAAAGCCCCCTTGTGGGCCGGGGAGGTTCAGGCACGGTTTTCTTTGCTCATTGCAACCTGGGTTGTACTTTCTGCCAGAATTTCGACATAAGCTGCAATACTTCAGGCTTTAAGGAATATTCACATAGCGATCTTGCAGAAATATTTCTTGATCTGCAGAGCAGTGGGGCTGAAAATATCAATCTGGTCACCCCTTCCCATGTGATCCTGCCAATTTTAAAAAGTATACTCATCGCCTCCAGCAAAGGGCTAAAAATTCCCCTAGTCTACAACACATCCTCTTATGACGAGCTGAGCTCCCTCAGACTTCTTGACGGCATTGTAGATATTTACCTTGCTGACATCAAATTTTTCCACAGCCGGCATGCGGATAAGTATGCACATGCACCTGATTATCCTGAAAAAGCAAAACAGGCTGTTCTTGAAATGCACAGGCAGATGGGTTCTTTAATCATAGATGATAAGGGCAGAGCTTATAAGGGGCTGATGATAAGGCACCTTGTAATGCCGGATGACCTGGCTGGATCAGAGATGTGGCTGGACTTTATAGCTCAGAACCTGCCTGCTGACACTTATATAAATATTATGGGCCAGTATCATCCTGCAGGCAATGCAGCAGAGTTTCCCGAACTTATGAAAAATGTACCTGGATCAGTTGTGGAGGAACTCAAACAAAAAGCCCGTTTCCTTGGGTTGACTCGCCTGGACAAGAGAAAGTCAATATTTTTTTGA
- a CDS encoding response regulator: MRVLIVEDQFYSRMVLKRLMKSYGECEEVTDGKAAMDAFRRAWTSQQPYDLILLDIMMPGVDGQQALRQIRDFEMSQGVERSQLVRIIMLTALGDEQNVKKAMYDGGADAYLVKPVHVQRLNYILTELGFDPIEQAEIKQS; the protein is encoded by the coding sequence ATGAGAGTACTAATTGTTGAGGATCAGTTTTACAGCAGAATGGTATTAAAAAGACTTATGAAATCATATGGAGAATGTGAAGAGGTCACGGATGGAAAAGCAGCGATGGACGCTTTTCGCAGGGCCTGGACTTCTCAGCAGCCATACGATCTTATTCTGCTGGACATTATGATGCCTGGAGTTGATGGTCAGCAGGCCTTAAGGCAGATACGTGATTTTGAGATGTCACAGGGCGTTGAACGCTCCCAGCTGGTAAGGATAATCATGCTCACAGCCCTCGGAGACGAGCAAAATGTCAAAAAAGCCATGTATGATGGTGGAGCAGATGCCTATCTTGTGAAGCCAGTCCATGTTCAGCGTCTTAATTATATTTTAACTGAACTGGGATTTGATCCCATTGAACAAGCCGAAATCAAGCAGTCTTGA
- the argB gene encoding acetylglutamate kinase, with translation MTGIDTQSAAYKARILLEAMPYIKEFYGQTVVIKYGGHAMIDQNLKKSFALNVILLKYIGINPVIVHGGGPQIGRMLEQLNIACQFRQGLRVTDEATMDVVEMVLVGKVNKEIVNLINLNGGRAVGLSGKDGQTIMARKLEMIIDKKNAPPEIIDLGKVGEVIDIDNRLIVAVQNQGFIPIIAPVGVDRYGETYNINADSVAGAVASALKARKLILLTDVDGVKSAEGQKFSSLTRREAVEIIESGAASGGMIPKLKCCLEAIEEGVEKAHIIDGRVENSIILEIFTKGGIGTEVIFI, from the coding sequence ATGACCGGAATAGATACTCAAAGCGCGGCTTACAAAGCCAGAATACTTCTGGAAGCCATGCCTTATATCAAGGAGTTTTATGGACAGACCGTGGTCATCAAGTATGGTGGCCACGCCATGATTGATCAAAACTTGAAAAAAAGTTTCGCTCTTAATGTGATTCTACTTAAGTATATTGGCATTAATCCGGTCATAGTTCACGGAGGCGGCCCCCAGATCGGCCGCATGCTTGAACAGCTCAACATTGCCTGTCAGTTTCGCCAGGGCCTTAGGGTCACGGATGAGGCCACCATGGATGTAGTGGAAATGGTTCTCGTGGGCAAGGTCAACAAGGAGATAGTCAATTTAATCAATCTCAATGGGGGCAGGGCTGTTGGTCTTTCAGGCAAAGATGGACAGACCATTATGGCCCGCAAGCTGGAAATGATTATTGACAAAAAAAATGCTCCTCCCGAAATTATTGATCTTGGCAAAGTGGGTGAGGTCATTGATATTGACAACAGGCTTATTGTGGCAGTTCAAAATCAGGGATTTATCCCCATCATAGCCCCTGTAGGTGTGGATAGATATGGGGAAACATATAATATCAACGCTGACTCTGTTGCCGGTGCAGTAGCTTCGGCCCTTAAGGCCAGAAAACTTATTTTGCTGACCGATGTTGATGGGGTCAAGTCTGCTGAAGGTCAGAAATTTTCCTCTCTGACCAGAAGGGAGGCAGTGGAAATTATTGAATCCGGTGCGGCTTCAGGCGGTATGATCCCCAAGCTCAAATGCTGTCTTGAAGCCATTGAAGAAGGCGTTGAAAAGGCGCATATTATTGATGGCAGGGTGGAAAATTCCATTATTCTGGAAATTTTCACCAAGGGAGGAATCGGCACTGAGGTTATCTTTATCTAA
- the hslU gene encoding ATP-dependent protease ATPase subunit HslU, producing MSTTLTPREIVSELDKFIIGQDDAKRMVAIALRNRWRRQQLDPELREEIAPKNIIMIGPTGVGKTEIARRLAKLAGSPFFKVEATKFTEVGYVGRDVESMIRDLMEIGINMVREEERKKVQSKAEANAEERLLDLLLPPKKTPAPAHQNFQQSQPQAQPAGDEVLVPPPAAQAEEQHDRTREKLRKLWRDGKLDDRVVEVDVKTGANVEIMAMPGLEDMEMQFRDMFSRVFPKKTKTKKVKVRNAYEILVQEESERLVDMDKVTEIARERVEQSGIVFIDEIDKVCGGDKGSRAEVSREGVQRDLLPVVEGCVVNTKYGMIRTDHILFIAAGAFHYSKPSDLVPELQGRFPLRVELTALTSEDFYRILTEPQNALTKQYKALLETEGITLDFTDESLLELSSFAQKVNDETENIGARRLYTIMEKLLQELSFKAPEMGGQKITADKDYVLDQLKDVQADKDLSRYIL from the coding sequence ATGAGTACCACACTTACTCCAAGGGAAATTGTATCAGAGTTGGATAAATTTATTATCGGGCAGGATGATGCCAAACGCATGGTGGCTATTGCCTTGCGCAACAGATGGCGCAGGCAGCAGCTTGATCCTGAATTAAGAGAGGAAATAGCACCTAAGAACATTATAATGATCGGGCCAACCGGTGTTGGAAAAACCGAGATTGCCAGACGTCTGGCCAAACTGGCTGGTTCGCCTTTTTTCAAAGTTGAAGCCACAAAGTTTACAGAGGTAGGCTATGTGGGCCGGGACGTGGAATCCATGATAAGAGATCTCATGGAGATAGGCATTAACATGGTCAGGGAAGAGGAAAGAAAAAAGGTCCAGTCCAAAGCTGAGGCCAATGCTGAAGAAAGACTGTTAGATCTTCTGCTTCCTCCTAAAAAAACACCAGCCCCTGCTCATCAGAATTTCCAGCAGTCTCAACCACAAGCGCAACCGGCTGGTGATGAGGTCCTGGTGCCCCCGCCTGCTGCTCAGGCAGAAGAACAGCATGACCGGACCAGGGAAAAGCTTCGGAAACTCTGGAGAGACGGCAAGCTTGATGACAGGGTTGTTGAAGTTGATGTCAAGACAGGCGCCAATGTGGAAATAATGGCTATGCCCGGGCTTGAGGACATGGAAATGCAGTTTCGTGATATGTTTAGCCGGGTTTTTCCCAAAAAGACCAAGACCAAGAAAGTAAAGGTAAGAAATGCCTATGAGATTCTGGTGCAGGAGGAATCTGAAAGGCTGGTGGATATGGACAAGGTAACCGAGATTGCCCGGGAAAGAGTGGAGCAAAGCGGCATCGTCTTTATTGATGAAATTGATAAGGTCTGCGGCGGCGATAAAGGCTCCAGAGCTGAAGTATCACGAGAAGGCGTGCAGCGAGATCTTCTGCCTGTGGTGGAAGGTTGTGTGGTTAACACCAAATACGGCATGATCAGAACTGATCATATTTTATTCATTGCTGCCGGAGCCTTTCATTATTCCAAGCCTTCAGACCTGGTTCCTGAGCTTCAGGGGCGCTTTCCCCTCAGGGTGGAACTGACCGCGTTGACCAGTGAAGATTTTTACAGAATTCTTACAGAACCTCAAAACGCTTTGACAAAACAATATAAAGCCCTGTTGGAAACAGAAGGCATCACCCTTGATTTCACGGATGAATCTCTGCTTGAGCTTTCCAGTTTTGCCCAGAAAGTTAATGATGAAACTGAAAATATAGGAGCCAGAAGGCTTTACACCATTATGGAAAAGCTGTTGCAGGAACTGTCCTTTAAAGCTCCGGAGATGGGAGGTCAGAAGATAACTGCTGATAAAGATTACGTTCTGGATCAGCTGAAGGATGTGCAGGCTGACAAAGATCTCTCAAGATACATTCTTTAA